From Candidatus Leptovillus gracilis, the proteins below share one genomic window:
- a CDS encoding nucleotidyltransferase substrate binding protein, whose translation MEMIISRNLTSHTFNESTAVKIATAIRSTYFAEFITFQRKMNRIKQEEQT comes from the coding sequence ATGGAGATGATTATTAGTCGTAATTTAACGTCGCATACGTTTAATGAAAGCACGGCCGTTAAAATCGCCACCGCCATCCGCAGCACCTATTTTGCCGAGTTCATCACCTTCCAACGCAAAATGAACCGTATTAAACAGGAAGAACAGACGTGA
- a CDS encoding undecaprenyl/decaprenyl-phosphate alpha-N-acetylglucosaminyl 1-phosphate transferase produces the protein MQAVLVIFVIALAVTAVSIPWVRKAAIGLGFVDAPAQRKLHTDPIPLMGGVAIFGGAMIAVLAFANGLASSVIGVALALSLVALVGLVDDRIGLPAWAKLGAQFLAFLVLAYFGIRVQLPIPDALNYLLTFLWLAGISNAINFLDNMDGLSAGVSAVAASFMLLLGLQNNQFLVSALAAAILGSCLGFLRYNFKPAQIFMGDAGSLFLGFSLAILGLQLRFPGNVSFVTWMVPVFILGLPIFDTTLVVISRIRRGVSPNTAGKDHTSHRLVNRGYSQREAVLLLYLITGAFGMIGLFVTKATVAEGYLIAAVAAVVALYAIYRLEKEGAAERP, from the coding sequence GTGCAAGCGGTTCTGGTGATATTTGTGATTGCCCTGGCGGTAACGGCCGTTAGCATCCCCTGGGTGCGTAAAGCGGCCATTGGCCTCGGTTTTGTAGACGCCCCGGCGCAGCGCAAATTGCACACCGACCCCATTCCCTTAATGGGCGGCGTCGCCATCTTTGGTGGGGCGATGATTGCGGTGTTGGCCTTTGCCAACGGCCTGGCCAGTTCAGTGATCGGCGTCGCCCTGGCGCTTAGTCTGGTCGCCCTGGTTGGTCTGGTAGACGACCGCATTGGGCTGCCGGCCTGGGCCAAGTTAGGCGCGCAGTTCCTGGCTTTTCTGGTCCTGGCTTACTTCGGCATCCGCGTGCAGCTTCCCATCCCCGATGCGCTCAATTACCTGCTCACCTTCTTGTGGCTGGCGGGCATCAGCAACGCCATCAATTTCCTGGATAACATGGATGGTCTGAGCGCCGGCGTCAGCGCGGTGGCGGCGTCGTTTATGCTGCTGCTCGGCCTGCAGAACAATCAATTCCTGGTATCGGCGCTGGCGGCGGCTATTTTGGGGTCTTGTCTGGGATTTCTGCGCTACAACTTTAAACCGGCGCAGATTTTTATGGGGGATGCGGGTTCTCTGTTTTTGGGCTTTTCGCTGGCGATTTTAGGGCTGCAACTGCGCTTTCCTGGCAACGTCAGTTTTGTCACCTGGATGGTCCCGGTATTTATCTTGGGTCTGCCTATTTTTGATACGACGCTGGTGGTGATTTCGCGCATTCGGCGTGGCGTTAGCCCTAACACGGCTGGGAAAGATCACACCAGCCACCGGCTGGTGAATAGGGGCTACAGCCAACGCGAAGCTGTTTTGCTGCTGTACCTCATCACCGGGGCATTTGGCATGATTGGTCTCTTTGTCACCAAGGCCACCGTGGCCGAAGGGTATCTCATCGCTGCCGTAGCCGCGGTGGTGGCCCTGTATGCCATCTACCGGTTGGAGAAAGAGGGCGCGGCTGAACGGCCGTGA
- a CDS encoding M20/M25/M40 family metallo-hydrolase has product MPSTGWRKRARLNGRDPYMEGEMMDWDALLADCVRFAQRLVQTPSMPFAERPLAELAAAELRALGCDEVWLDAMGNVNGRLYGQDRSLPALVLNSHTDHVDPGDLALWPTPPFAAEIVDGRIVGRGAADIKGPLAVQVYALAGLIRHGERPRRDVVFSGVVQEEIGGAGARFWVENLDYPVALVVLGEPSNNDIAVGHRGILQMWLRLHGRSVHASVPEKGCNPNYKLADFLQALQAHKDELGRHPLLGPTTVAPTIVEVDTKSGNVTPAWARVLLDFRTAAESANSLQAFIHALVGDWPHDISSAWDAPDTPLPDSDETIYGFYTPPDSAVVTRAKAAIDAGMGRSADLFSYQFATDGRHFAPYGIPIIGYSPAEEAQAHVAGESISIAKMDKALRGYVALLRRF; this is encoded by the coding sequence ATGCCATCTACCGGTTGGAGAAAGAGGGCGCGGCTGAACGGCCGTGATCCCTACATGGAAGGGGAAATGATGGACTGGGACGCCCTTTTAGCGGATTGTGTGCGCTTTGCCCAACGATTGGTGCAGACGCCGAGTATGCCCTTTGCCGAACGGCCGTTAGCCGAATTGGCTGCCGCCGAACTACGCGCCCTGGGCTGCGACGAAGTGTGGCTGGATGCGATGGGCAACGTCAACGGCCGTCTTTACGGCCAGGACCGCAGCTTGCCGGCGTTGGTCCTCAACAGCCACACCGACCACGTAGACCCCGGCGACCTGGCCCTGTGGCCCACGCCGCCATTCGCCGCCGAGATTGTAGACGGCCGTATCGTCGGCCGCGGCGCGGCGGATATTAAAGGACCGCTGGCAGTGCAGGTGTACGCCCTGGCCGGACTCATTCGTCATGGCGAACGCCCGCGCCGCGATGTCGTGTTTAGCGGCGTGGTGCAGGAGGAAATTGGCGGCGCGGGGGCCAGATTCTGGGTGGAAAACCTGGATTATCCGGTGGCCCTGGTGGTCCTGGGCGAACCTTCCAACAATGACATTGCCGTGGGGCATCGGGGGATTTTGCAGATGTGGCTGCGGCTGCACGGCCGTTCCGTCCATGCCAGCGTGCCGGAAAAAGGGTGTAATCCCAACTACAAATTAGCCGATTTTTTGCAAGCCTTGCAGGCGCACAAAGACGAACTGGGACGTCATCCTCTGTTAGGCCCCACCACTGTCGCCCCCACCATCGTGGAGGTAGATACCAAGAGCGGCAACGTCACTCCCGCCTGGGCGCGTGTGCTGCTGGATTTTCGCACGGCCGCCGAAAGCGCCAACAGCCTGCAAGCCTTCATCCACGCTCTGGTCGGCGATTGGCCCCACGACATCAGCAGCGCTTGGGACGCGCCCGACACGCCGCTGCCCGACTCCGACGAGACGATTTACGGCTTCTACACCCCGCCAGACAGCGCTGTGGTCACACGGGCCAAAGCGGCCATTGATGCCGGCATGGGGCGGTCGGCCGATTTGTTTAGCTACCAGTTTGCTACCGACGGCCGTCACTTTGCCCCCTATGGCATCCCCATCATCGGTTATTCGCCGGCCGAAGAAGCGCAGGCGCACGTAGCCGGAGAAAGCATCAGCATCGCCAAAATGGACAAGGCGCTGCGCGGGTATGTGGCGCTGCTGCGTCGTTTTTAG
- a CDS encoding aminomethyl transferase family protein: MFMPQPTPFHGRAAAVCESHEWRTWAGYLAAAVYEPSHEREYYAIRNSAALIDVSPLFKYEISGPDAARLVDRIITRDVSKCRVGQVLYTPWCNEDGSVIDDGTVHRLAENHFRITAADPNLRWFQDVGYGLDARVVDVSADLAALSLQGPSSRAILKELIHDINFDKLPFFRFAQGTLDEYPVTVSRTGYTGDLGYELWLRPGDAEPIWDRLMETGVRYGALPVGMVALDIARIEAGLLLIEVDYISVQYAVSEAQKSSPYELGLGWAVDLGKGNFIGRKALRAEQARGSKWAFVGLHIDWTDLERLFARENLPPKVAGRASRTAVPLYQNNRQQIGQATSQTFSPILKQYIAIGTVLTEYATPGTAVQMEVTVEYGRERVQATVVKTPFYEPAWKRD, translated from the coding sequence GTGTTTATGCCACAACCGACTCCCTTTCACGGCCGTGCAGCGGCTGTATGCGAAAGTCATGAATGGCGTACCTGGGCCGGCTACCTGGCGGCGGCCGTTTATGAACCCTCCCATGAGCGCGAGTATTACGCCATCCGCAACAGCGCCGCCCTGATCGACGTGTCGCCGCTGTTCAAGTACGAAATCAGCGGCCCGGACGCCGCCCGGCTGGTGGACCGCATCATCACCCGTGACGTGAGCAAATGCCGCGTGGGGCAGGTATTGTACACCCCCTGGTGCAACGAAGATGGCAGCGTGATAGACGATGGCACGGTCCATCGTCTGGCCGAAAACCATTTCCGCATAACTGCCGCCGATCCGAATCTACGTTGGTTTCAGGATGTGGGCTACGGCCTGGACGCCCGCGTGGTGGACGTGTCGGCCGATCTGGCCGCCCTGTCCCTGCAAGGCCCTAGCAGCCGCGCCATCCTCAAAGAGCTGATCCACGACATCAACTTCGATAAACTGCCCTTCTTCCGCTTCGCGCAGGGCACGCTCGATGAGTACCCTGTCACCGTCTCGCGTACCGGCTACACCGGCGACCTGGGCTACGAACTCTGGCTGCGCCCAGGAGACGCTGAGCCGATTTGGGACCGCCTGATGGAGACCGGGGTGCGTTACGGCGCGCTGCCCGTCGGCATGGTGGCCCTGGACATCGCCCGCATTGAAGCCGGGCTGCTGCTGATCGAAGTGGACTACATCTCCGTCCAATACGCCGTCAGCGAGGCGCAAAAATCGTCGCCCTATGAGTTGGGGCTGGGCTGGGCGGTGGACCTGGGCAAGGGGAATTTTATCGGCCGCAAGGCGCTGCGGGCGGAGCAGGCGCGCGGATCCAAATGGGCCTTTGTCGGGCTGCACATTGATTGGACCGACCTGGAGCGATTGTTTGCGCGGGAGAATTTACCGCCGAAAGTGGCGGGGCGGGCTTCGCGCACGGCCGTTCCCCTCTACCAAAACAATCGCCAGCAGATCGGCCAGGCCACCAGCCAGACCTTCTCGCCCATCCTCAAGCAGTACATCGCCATCGGCACGGTGCTGACGGAATATGCCACGCCGGGCACGGCCGTGCAAATGGAGGTGACGGTGGAATATGGCCGCGAACGGGTGCAGGCAACGGTGGTGAAGACGCCGTTTTATGAGCCAGCGTGGAAAAGAGATTAG